From Acidobacteriota bacterium, one genomic window encodes:
- a CDS encoding acyl-CoA dehydrogenase, giving the protein MPDAAKPLTSLTDEQQMLISEVRRFNEEMVRPRIETMDREAKLDPDVLRHLFELGLMGIDIPDDLGGSGMTFTDAILVIMELARVDPSVSVVCDVQNTLVNNAIQRWGTDEQKKRFLPRLASDTVGAYCLSEAESGSDAFALRTRAYREGDGWRLSGNKLWITNGYEAGIYLVFANADPEKGYRGITCFVVERDMEGFSVGKKEDKLGIRASSTVEIVLDDVRVGDDRVLGEVGKGYKVAIETLNEGRIGIGAQMVGLAQGAMEHALGWAKERKQFGRPIADFQAVQFALARMDAEIEAARLTVLNAARVKESGQTFAREAAIAKWFAAEVAERVTSMAVELFGGYGFTKDYPVEKLYRDAKIGKIYEGTHFMQLQTIAKLLLAG; this is encoded by the coding sequence ATGCCGGATGCAGCCAAGCCGTTGACCAGCCTGACCGACGAGCAGCAGATGCTGATCTCGGAGGTGCGCCGCTTCAACGAGGAGATGGTCCGCCCGCGGATCGAGACGATGGATCGGGAAGCGAAGCTCGACCCCGACGTCCTGCGTCACCTGTTCGAGCTGGGGCTGATGGGGATCGACATCCCCGACGACCTGGGCGGTTCCGGGATGACGTTCACCGACGCGATCCTCGTGATCATGGAGCTGGCGCGGGTCGATCCCTCCGTGTCCGTCGTCTGCGACGTGCAAAACACGCTCGTGAACAACGCGATCCAGCGGTGGGGAACCGACGAGCAGAAGAAGCGCTTCCTGCCGCGCCTGGCGAGCGACACGGTGGGAGCCTACTGCCTGTCGGAGGCCGAGTCCGGATCGGACGCGTTCGCCCTGCGGACGCGGGCCTACCGCGAGGGGGACGGCTGGCGGCTCTCGGGGAACAAGCTCTGGATCACCAACGGATACGAGGCCGGGATCTACCTCGTCTTCGCCAACGCCGATCCCGAGAAGGGCTACCGGGGCATCACCTGCTTCGTCGTCGAGCGGGATATGGAGGGCTTCTCGGTCGGCAAGAAGGAGGACAAGCTGGGCATCCGCGCGTCCAGCACCGTGGAGATCGTTCTCGATGACGTCCGGGTCGGCGACGACCGCGTCCTCGGCGAGGTGGGCAAGGGCTACAAGGTGGCGATCGAGACGCTCAACGAGGGCCGGATCGGGATCGGCGCCCAGATGGTGGGGCTCGCGCAGGGAGCCATGGAGCACGCCCTGGGCTGGGCGAAAGAGCGCAAGCAGTTCGGCCGGCCGATCGCGGACTTCCAGGCAGTCCAGTTCGCCCTCGCCCGGATGGACGCCGAAATCGAGGCGGCCCGCCTGACCGTACTCAACGCCGCGCGCGTGAAGGAATCGGGGCAGACCTTCGCCAGGGAGGCGGCGATCGCCAAGTGGTTCGCCGCGGAAGTGGCGGAGCGCGTCACGTCGATGGCGGTCGAGCTGTTCGGCGGCTACGGCTTTACGAAGGACTATCCCGTCGAGAAGCTCTACCGGGACGCCAAGATCGGCAAGATCTACGAAGGCACGCACTTCATGCAGCTCCAGACGATCGCCAAGCTGCTCCTCGCGGGTTGA
- a CDS encoding outer membrane lipoprotein carrier protein LolA, translating to MTPATVSDGPFPPSRRLAALALVPLLLVPTIARAGRGGAEVDPRVREVLARIDRAQQSLETLRAEVVETRELALLDDPQRLTGRLLYRKPDKLLWEYRTPERRMYLLADGKLTGWAPDRNEVERVSTSRYERRLRRLLAIGQDGASLAKEFRIELAERPAVEGTDELVLVPKSRRVRKRVAEIRLCIDRRDGLPRRIRYRSGDGDRVTLDLVKIEVNPELPGSAFTLAIPPDAKVVDGLASLGLPGAS from the coding sequence ATGACGCCCGCAACCGTCTCCGATGGCCCGTTTCCGCCCTCCCGGCGTCTGGCGGCGCTGGCCCTCGTGCCCCTTCTTCTGGTTCCGACCATCGCCCGCGCGGGCCGGGGAGGGGCGGAGGTCGATCCGCGCGTCCGGGAGGTGCTGGCTCGCATCGACCGCGCGCAGCAGTCGCTGGAGACGCTCCGGGCGGAGGTGGTGGAAACGCGGGAGCTGGCGCTTCTCGACGATCCACAGCGCCTGACCGGCCGCCTCCTGTACCGGAAGCCGGACAAGCTGCTGTGGGAGTACCGGACGCCCGAGCGCCGGATGTACCTGCTGGCGGACGGGAAGCTCACGGGATGGGCGCCCGACCGGAACGAGGTCGAGCGCGTCTCGACGTCCCGCTACGAGCGCCGCCTCCGGCGTCTTTTGGCGATCGGCCAGGACGGAGCGTCGCTGGCGAAGGAGTTCCGTATCGAGCTGGCCGAGCGGCCGGCCGTCGAGGGCACCGACGAGCTGGTGCTCGTGCCGAAATCGCGGCGCGTCCGCAAGCGCGTCGCCGAGATCCGGCTCTGCATCGACCGCCGCGACGGCCTGCCGCGCCGCATCCGGTACCGGTCGGGCGACGGGGACCGGGTCACGCTCGACCTGGTGAAGATCGAGGTGAACCCCGAGCTGCCGGGCAGCGCGTTCACGCTCGCGATCCCTCCGGACGCGAAGGTCGTCGACGGACTGGCGTCGCTCGGGCTTCCCGGCGCTTCCTGA